The Rhododendron vialii isolate Sample 1 chromosome 6a, ASM3025357v1 genome includes a window with the following:
- the LOC131330905 gene encoding peptidyl-prolyl cis-trans isomerase CYP37, chloroplastic-like isoform X2, which produces MAFPLSSAFISHKASIATSLNPSLTQQRSHLFQSNPTCRKSALFRPTFCCIFPKSPSTDVNRKHKILSNFCASTLKDGAKRFESTIAVILFFVQIASPLPFTAWNSLSISSAEAVLYSPDTKVPRTGELALRKAIPANTNMKTIQDSLEDISYLLRIPQRKPFGTMEGNVKKALKIAVDDKDSIIASIPADLREKGSELYDSLIDGKGGLKTLLECIKDKDPDKVSVGLASSLDAVAQLELLQAPGLSFLLPQQYLKYPRLTGRGIVELVIEKGDGATFSPEAGGESRKTATIQVVLDGYSAPLTAGNFAKLVVDGAYNGVKLSCINQAILSDSKNSGYSVPLEIMPSGQFEPLYKTTLSVQDGELPVLPLSVYGAVAMAHSDVSEEYSSPYQFFFYLYDKRSAGLGGLSFDEGQFSVFGYTTVGRETLPEIKTGDLIRSAKLVEGQDRLALT; this is translated from the exons ATGGCGTTTCCTCTATCCTCCGCCTTCATATCTCACAAGGCCTCTATCGCTACCTCTCTCAATCCGTCTCTTACACAGCAACGCAGCCACCTATTTCAATCAAACCCTACTTGTAGAAAAAGCGCTCTCTTTCGCCCCACATTTTGCTGCATTTTTCCAAAAAGCCCTTCGACG GATGTCAACAGGAAGCACAAAATTTTGTCCAACTTTTGTGCATCAACTTTGAAAGACGGAGCTAAAAGATTTGAGAGCACAATTGCCGTGatccttttttttgttcaaattgcATCCCCATTACCTTTCACTGCTTGGAATTCTTTGTCTATTTCTTCTGCTGAAGCAGTGCTTTATTCTCCAGACACTAAAGTTCCTAGAACAGGGGAACTAGCCTTGAGAAAGGCTATCCCAGCAAACACAAATATGAAAACTATTCAG GATTCTCTGGAGGACATCTCATACTTGTTAAGGATTCCACAGAGAAAGCCCTTTGGGACAATGGAGGGCAACGTGAAGAAAGCTCTAAAG ATTGCAGTGGATGACAAGGATTCTATCATAGCTAGCATTCCAGCAGATTTGAGGGAAAAGGGTTCAGAGTTGTATGATTCACTGATAGATGGGAAG GGAGGATTGAAAACTCTTCTTGAGTGCATAAAGGATAAGGACCCAGACAAAGTATCAGTCGGTCTAGCATCTTCACTAGATGCTGTTGCACAACTGGAGCTGTTACAG gcccCAGGGTTGTCCTTCTTGCTGCCTCAGCAGTACTTGAAATATCCAAG GCTCACAGGGAGAGGAATTGTAGAGTTAGTCATTGAGAAAGGTGATGGTGCAACATTCTCTCCTGAAGCTGGTGGTGAGTCAAGAAAAACAGCCACAATTCAG GTTGTTTTAGATGGATATTCAGCACCATTGACTGCAGGGAACTTTGCAAAACTG GTGGTCGACGGGGCTTACAATGGGGTGAAGCTCAGTTGTATTAACCAAGCAATTCTCTCAGACAGCAAGAACAGTGGTTATAGTGTTCCCCTGGAGATAATGCCATCTGGGCAATTTGAGCCACTGTACAAAACAACTCTCAGTGTGCAG GATGGAGAGCTGCCTGTGCTTCCACTATCTGTTTATGGTGCAGTTGCCATGGCTCACAGTGACGTTTCAGAGGAGTATTCATCACCATATCAGTTTTTCTTTTACCTTTATGATAAGAGAAGT GCTGGCTTAGGTGGGTTGTCTTTTGATGAGGGCCAGTTTTCTGTCTTTGG ATACACAACTGTTGGACGAGAAACTCTTCCTGAGATTAAAACCGGGGATCTGATTCGATCCGCAAAGCTAGTGGAGGGTCAAGATCGCCTG GCTTTGACGTGA
- the LOC131330905 gene encoding peptidyl-prolyl cis-trans isomerase CYP37, chloroplastic-like isoform X1, with protein sequence MAFPLSSAFISHKASIATSLNPSLTQQRSHLFQSNPTCRKSALFRPTFCCIFPKSPSTDVNRKHKILSNFCASTLKDGAKRFESTIAVILFFVQIASPLPFTAWNSLSISSAEAVLYSPDTKVPRTGELALRKAIPANTNMKTIQDSLEDISYLLRIPQRKPFGTMEGNVKKALKIAVDDKDSIIASIPADLREKGSELYDSLIDGKGGLKTLLECIKDKDPDKVSVGLASSLDAVAQLELLQAPGLSFLLPQQYLKYPRLTGRGIVELVIEKGDGATFSPEAGGESRKTATIQVVLDGYSAPLTAGNFAKLVVDGAYNGVKLSCINQAILSDSKNSGYSVPLEIMPSGQFEPLYKTTLSVQDGELPVLPLSVYGAVAMAHSDVSEEYSSPYQFFFYLYDKRSAGLGGLSFDEGQFSVFGYTTVGRETLPEIKTGDLIRSAKLVEGQDRLVFPVES encoded by the exons ATGGCGTTTCCTCTATCCTCCGCCTTCATATCTCACAAGGCCTCTATCGCTACCTCTCTCAATCCGTCTCTTACACAGCAACGCAGCCACCTATTTCAATCAAACCCTACTTGTAGAAAAAGCGCTCTCTTTCGCCCCACATTTTGCTGCATTTTTCCAAAAAGCCCTTCGACG GATGTCAACAGGAAGCACAAAATTTTGTCCAACTTTTGTGCATCAACTTTGAAAGACGGAGCTAAAAGATTTGAGAGCACAATTGCCGTGatccttttttttgttcaaattgcATCCCCATTACCTTTCACTGCTTGGAATTCTTTGTCTATTTCTTCTGCTGAAGCAGTGCTTTATTCTCCAGACACTAAAGTTCCTAGAACAGGGGAACTAGCCTTGAGAAAGGCTATCCCAGCAAACACAAATATGAAAACTATTCAG GATTCTCTGGAGGACATCTCATACTTGTTAAGGATTCCACAGAGAAAGCCCTTTGGGACAATGGAGGGCAACGTGAAGAAAGCTCTAAAG ATTGCAGTGGATGACAAGGATTCTATCATAGCTAGCATTCCAGCAGATTTGAGGGAAAAGGGTTCAGAGTTGTATGATTCACTGATAGATGGGAAG GGAGGATTGAAAACTCTTCTTGAGTGCATAAAGGATAAGGACCCAGACAAAGTATCAGTCGGTCTAGCATCTTCACTAGATGCTGTTGCACAACTGGAGCTGTTACAG gcccCAGGGTTGTCCTTCTTGCTGCCTCAGCAGTACTTGAAATATCCAAG GCTCACAGGGAGAGGAATTGTAGAGTTAGTCATTGAGAAAGGTGATGGTGCAACATTCTCTCCTGAAGCTGGTGGTGAGTCAAGAAAAACAGCCACAATTCAG GTTGTTTTAGATGGATATTCAGCACCATTGACTGCAGGGAACTTTGCAAAACTG GTGGTCGACGGGGCTTACAATGGGGTGAAGCTCAGTTGTATTAACCAAGCAATTCTCTCAGACAGCAAGAACAGTGGTTATAGTGTTCCCCTGGAGATAATGCCATCTGGGCAATTTGAGCCACTGTACAAAACAACTCTCAGTGTGCAG GATGGAGAGCTGCCTGTGCTTCCACTATCTGTTTATGGTGCAGTTGCCATGGCTCACAGTGACGTTTCAGAGGAGTATTCATCACCATATCAGTTTTTCTTTTACCTTTATGATAAGAGAAGT GCTGGCTTAGGTGGGTTGTCTTTTGATGAGGGCCAGTTTTCTGTCTTTGG ATACACAACTGTTGGACGAGAAACTCTTCCTGAGATTAAAACCGGGGATCTGATTCGATCCGCAAAGCTAGTGGAGGGTCAAGATCGCCTGGTATTCCCGGTTGAGAGTTAA
- the LOC131330905 gene encoding peptidyl-prolyl cis-trans isomerase CYP37, chloroplastic-like isoform X3 produces MAFPLSSAFISHKASIATSLNPSLTQQRSHLFQSNPTCRKSALFRPTFCCIFPKSPSTDVNRKHKILSNFCASTLKDGAKRFESTIAVILFFVQIASPLPFTAWNSLSISSAEAVLYSPDTKVPRTGELALRKAIPANTNMKTIQDSLEDISYLLRIPQRKPFGTMEGNVKKALKIAVDDKDSIIASIPADLREKGSELYDSLIDGKGGLKTLLECIKDKDPDKVSVGLASSLDAVAQLELLQAPGLSFLLPQQYLKYPRLTGRGIVELVIEKGDGATFSPEAGGESRKTATIQVVLDGYSAPLTAGNFAKLVVDGAYNGVKLSCINQAILSDSKNSGYSVPLEIMPSGQFEPLYKTTLSVQDGELPVLPLSVYGAVAMAHSDVSEEYSSPYQFFFYLYDKRSAGLGGLSFDEGQFSVFGYTTVGRETLPEIKTGDLIRSAKLVEGQDRLALP; encoded by the exons ATGGCGTTTCCTCTATCCTCCGCCTTCATATCTCACAAGGCCTCTATCGCTACCTCTCTCAATCCGTCTCTTACACAGCAACGCAGCCACCTATTTCAATCAAACCCTACTTGTAGAAAAAGCGCTCTCTTTCGCCCCACATTTTGCTGCATTTTTCCAAAAAGCCCTTCGACG GATGTCAACAGGAAGCACAAAATTTTGTCCAACTTTTGTGCATCAACTTTGAAAGACGGAGCTAAAAGATTTGAGAGCACAATTGCCGTGatccttttttttgttcaaattgcATCCCCATTACCTTTCACTGCTTGGAATTCTTTGTCTATTTCTTCTGCTGAAGCAGTGCTTTATTCTCCAGACACTAAAGTTCCTAGAACAGGGGAACTAGCCTTGAGAAAGGCTATCCCAGCAAACACAAATATGAAAACTATTCAG GATTCTCTGGAGGACATCTCATACTTGTTAAGGATTCCACAGAGAAAGCCCTTTGGGACAATGGAGGGCAACGTGAAGAAAGCTCTAAAG ATTGCAGTGGATGACAAGGATTCTATCATAGCTAGCATTCCAGCAGATTTGAGGGAAAAGGGTTCAGAGTTGTATGATTCACTGATAGATGGGAAG GGAGGATTGAAAACTCTTCTTGAGTGCATAAAGGATAAGGACCCAGACAAAGTATCAGTCGGTCTAGCATCTTCACTAGATGCTGTTGCACAACTGGAGCTGTTACAG gcccCAGGGTTGTCCTTCTTGCTGCCTCAGCAGTACTTGAAATATCCAAG GCTCACAGGGAGAGGAATTGTAGAGTTAGTCATTGAGAAAGGTGATGGTGCAACATTCTCTCCTGAAGCTGGTGGTGAGTCAAGAAAAACAGCCACAATTCAG GTTGTTTTAGATGGATATTCAGCACCATTGACTGCAGGGAACTTTGCAAAACTG GTGGTCGACGGGGCTTACAATGGGGTGAAGCTCAGTTGTATTAACCAAGCAATTCTCTCAGACAGCAAGAACAGTGGTTATAGTGTTCCCCTGGAGATAATGCCATCTGGGCAATTTGAGCCACTGTACAAAACAACTCTCAGTGTGCAG GATGGAGAGCTGCCTGTGCTTCCACTATCTGTTTATGGTGCAGTTGCCATGGCTCACAGTGACGTTTCAGAGGAGTATTCATCACCATATCAGTTTTTCTTTTACCTTTATGATAAGAGAAGT GCTGGCTTAGGTGGGTTGTCTTTTGATGAGGGCCAGTTTTCTGTCTTTGG ATACACAACTGTTGGACGAGAAACTCTTCCTGAGATTAAAACCGGGGATCTGATTCGATCCGCAAAGCTAGTGGAGGGTCAAGATCGCCTG